From the Porites lutea chromosome 5, jaPorLute2.1, whole genome shotgun sequence genome, the window TTAGTTACAATATGTGTTGTTCCATGTTGTccctaaaagtttttcacaTACTCTGAATAGCATGGTACATACAGTGAACATAGAGATCAGACCATGCATCAAGAAGTTGCTTACAAgatgttaaaaacaatagaaaacgcCTTATAGGAGATGGTCACTTGCAAGAGGTTCCAACTTtaagagtttgcccggaaaaaGGTTTGGTGTTTTGCAAGcttgtgctctaaggaaaattgaagggagcccagtgcccTGAagctgtaaaatctagggtgcccagcatatgatttgtatgaagaaactgagattttctagttgcccaAGGGCAAAAGTTAAGCGCCAGGGGCCactgggctctgctagagcaaaGCCCTGTTTTGgataagtggtcgcttatgggggATGGTCACTTACGACTGTCTCCGCAATGCTGAAAGGGTCTTCTACCAAGAGAATCAAACCACCATACCTGTACTCCAGATTTCTCTGGATGAATCTGCATGGCTTTCAAGATGGCCTCAACTCCCCCAGCACCAACAATGGCGGTACAGTTTGGGGGACTGCGTAGAGCAATGGACCCCAGTGCAGCACAACCCTGCTCTGCCACCGTTGGTTGTTTAGCATGGGTAGCCATAGCTGCCACAATAAGTAACAGGCCTCCAGCATCAACAATAGAAGTCTTGACATCATCATTTCCTGCTATTGCCCTTAGGAGTGTGCACACCTGCTTTGCAATATTCTGGAATTTTAAGAAGATTACAATCAATTTTCAGTTACTTATTATACCTTATTATAAGAAATTAATGCTTCAAGAAATCAATGTGGATTtcaaaaatttgctttaatttaaGTTGTATTAATTTTTCTACACATTAATTTCCGTGCCATTaataatactattattattaagtcAGTGGAGCGTTACATCTAATTCAGTCCGCAACCTTAATTTCCACTATTTTTGGCCCCAAATTCTTGATACACATTTGATATTCTTGACAACTTAGAGAGAGGAGTATTTCATCAGGATGGAGGATTCTGCCAGTATCAGTGAAAAGTTGAAGAACCCTTATAACATTTCTGTTATGTAAAAGTGATCACTCgagcttgggttacctgtgatgATACAAACCTGATTGGAAGTATGTTCTTGTAATAGCTTCAGCACCATTTTTAATCCACCCAGATCAACTATATCCTTGCAGTATTCATTTCGTACAGCCAAACGACTTAATGTGACACACAACTCACTGGCAACATCGACATCTTCACAGGTTTCCATAATGTTCAGGATAATGGAGAGAGCATTCTCTGTCACAATCAACTTGGCATGCTCGTGAGCTTTTCCAAAGGCTACACTCATGTCATCATCAAATGTGAAAACACGCAAAGCAGAACATATTTCTACAATGATCTCTGAGGACTTTTTGTATTCCATTAAAGCAGATACCAGGCAAGATATAACACCATTTGCAACAAATGTCTGACGATTTGATTCACTCTTGACACAGGCTGTTCTTACAGCTTTAACAATTTTCCCAAACAAAATGTCTTCTTTTAGTTCCTTCAAACTGTTTGCTAAGAATTCAATCATATTAGAATTTACCAGCTCTCCTTGACCACTCAAAAGTGATGACAAGGCATCCAAACTAGCACCAAGAACATTTTTATCCTTCAATAAATAACCATGATTGCATGAGTTGTAAAGCAAGTTTAAGGCATCTTTGCTTGCTGcaaattttctattattttcatttttgttgcacTCAAGAGAAAGACTATTTAGTCCTTCCAAAAGAGGTTCTGCTTCTCCCTCTTGCAAGGATGTCTTTATCTTTTCCAAAGCATCTAcaagaa encodes:
- the LOC140938648 gene encoding armadillo repeat-containing protein 6-like codes for the protein MAQPKQITQDTFDAVVRENMDEFEMDLAEAVKDAKDQFKTQGVDLSNLITSYVKDPDTGELKHSNPVKDALEKIKTSLQEGEAEPLLEGLNSLSLECNKNENNRKFAASKDALNLLYNSCNHGYLLKDKNVLGASLDALSSLLSGQGELVNSNMIEFLANSLKELKEDILFGKIVKAVRTACVKSESNRQTFVANGVISCLVSALMEYKKSSEIIVEICSALRVFTFDDDMSVAFGKAHEHAKLIVTENALSIILNIMETCEDVDVASELCVTLSRLAVRNEYCKDIVDLGGLKMVLKLLQEHTSNQNIAKQVCTLLRAIAGNDDVKTSIVDAGGLLLIVAAMATHAKQPTVAEQGCAALGSIALRSPPNCTAIVGAGGVEAILKAMQIHPEKSGVQKQACLAIRNLVARNPEHRDVILEAGGESLIRKAYTQMPDCEDLAKGALRDLLCEVELQELWTGTGQGKVHH